The Melopsittacus undulatus isolate bMelUnd1 chromosome 12, bMelUnd1.mat.Z, whole genome shotgun sequence genome has a segment encoding these proteins:
- the GGT5 gene encoding glutathione hydrolase 5 proenzyme, with protein MSTGKVCCLVLLTLGVLAVVVTLVVILTQPRCGPQQYLHGAVAADTETCSVIGRDILKSGGSAVDAAIAALICTSVMNPQSSGLGGGVVFTIYNASKGTVEVINARETVPRVFPQNLLSGCAAGFPVGPRWIAVPGELRGYEAAHKRYGRLPWKALFEPTIKVLSEPLVISPVMEKFIHHPAFASPGKSLCPLLCDGQRFLKRGETFRWPALQQTLRVVAENGATAFYEGQIGKALVEDIRKAGSSMSLEDLKAYKAEVSSALNITLNNHTTVFSPGPPMGGAVLMFILKILEEYKLHEASLATPEERVETYHHIAEALKFGNMLKSSMRDPAFSEARETVGPMLSDELAELARHRIDARGDHPLTHYNLLEPIYSHRYKSKGTSQVSVLAADGSAVSATSTINYPFGSFVYSNQTGIILNNELADFCIANRSIKPGEKPPSAMVPSILISKTGDMLVIGGAGGAWIISATSMAIINKLWFGYDLEHAISAPIIHTEDDSILFEDHFNEEVRNGLLRRGHKEKKVNFAMNVVQGISKEGKCISAYSDKRKLGKSAGY; from the exons GGACATCCTCAAAAGTGGAGGCTCAGCTGTGGATGCTGCCATTGCTGCCTTGATCTGCACCTCAGTGATGAACCCTCAGAGTTCAGGCCTGGGTGGTGGAGTTGTATTTACCATCTATAATGCCAGCAAAG GAACAGTCGAGGTGATCAATGCCCGTGAGACGGTCCCACGAGTGTTTCCACAGAACTTGTTGTCCGGCTGTGCTGCTGGTTTCCCTGTTG GTCCCCGCTGGATCGCTGTACCAGGAGAGCTTCGGGGGTATGAAGCAGCCCATAAGCGATACGGCCGCTTACCATGGAAAGCCCTGTTTGAACCAACCATCAAGGTCCTTTCAGAGCCACTTGTCATTTCCCCAGTTATGGAGAAATTTATTCATCACCCAGCCTTTGCCAGCCCAGGAAAAAGCCTGTG cCCACTACTTTGTGATGGCCAGAGGTTTTTGAAGCGTGGAGAGACCTTCAGGtggccagcactgcagcagacaCTGAGGGTTGTAGCAGAAAATGGAGCTACAGCGTTTTATGAGGGACAGATAGGAAAGGCCCTGGTGGAGGACATTAGGAAAGCTG GGTCCAGCATGTCACTGGAGGACCTTAAGGCATACAAAGCAGAGGTGTCCTCAGCTCTCAACATTACCCTGAACAACCACACCACAGTGTTTTCTCCTGGACCACCCATGGGAGGTGCTGTGCTCATGTTCATCCTCAAGATACTGGAAG AGTATAAGCTCCATGAAGCTTCACTGGCAACACCCGAGGAGAGGGTAGAAACCTACCATCACATCGCAGAGGCCCTGAAGTTTGGCAATATGCTAAAATCCAGCATGCGTGACCCAGCCTTTTCTGAAGCTCGG GAGACTGTGGGGCCCATGCTGTCTGACGAGCTTGCTGAGCTTGCCAGGCACCGAATAGATGCCCGTGGTGACCACCCACTTACCCATTACAACTTGTTGGAGCCCATCTACAGCCACAGATACAAAAGCAAGGGCACAAGTCAAGTCTCTGTGCTTGCTGCAGATGGCAGTGCTGTGTCTGCCACCAGCACCATCAACTACCC GTTTGGCTCTTTTGTGTATTCTAACCAAACTGGGATCATTCTAAACAATGAACTTGCTGATTTCTGCATAGCAAACAGAAGCATTAAACCAG GAGAGAAGCCTCCCTCAGCAATGGTGCCTTCCATTCTCATCTCCAAGACAGGAGACATGCTGGTGATTGGAGGAGCAGGTGGAGCCTGGATTATCAGTGCTACGAGTATG GCAATTATAAACAAGCTGTGGTTTGGCTATGACTTGGAACATGCTATTTCAGCTCCCATCATACACACTGAAGATGACAGTATCCTGTTTGAGGACCACTTCAATGAG GAGGTTAGAAATGGCCTGCTGAGAAGAGGacataaggaaaagaaagttaattttGCAATGAATGTTGTGCAGGGAATttccaaggaaggaaaatgcatcTCTGCTTACTCTGATAAAAGGAAGCTGGGGAAGTCAGCTGGATATTAG